One genomic segment of Hordeum vulgare subsp. vulgare chromosome 2H, MorexV3_pseudomolecules_assembly, whole genome shotgun sequence includes these proteins:
- the LOC123430233 gene encoding thioredoxin-like protein 4B — translation MGSVVLTTLRRKREVDAAIRDTFGKVLVLRFGRASHSVCLQLDDVLTKSSWDISKFARVALVDMDSEEIQVYVDYFDITLRPRFCLKRHYM, via the exons ATGGGGTCGGTGGTGCTGACGACGCTGCGGCGGAAGCGGGAGGTCGACGCCGCCATCCGCGACACCTTCGGCAAGGTCCTTGTCCTCCGATTCGGCCGCGCCTCGCACTCCGTCTGCCTCCAGCTCGACGACGTC CTCACAAAATCTTCTTGGGACATATCCAAATTTGCAAGGGTAGCATTGGTTGACATGGATTCTGAGGAGATTCAAGTGTATGTTGACTATTTTGATATCACGTTGAGGCCGAGGTTCTGCCTGAaacggcattatatgtga